Within Sporosarcina sp. PTS2304, the genomic segment TTCAATATGATAATGAATACGATATCGTCTAGTCCCTTCATCCACCTCACTATTTATTCCTTTTTCACTATTAATATTAGAAAAACTATTTTCTTCAGTACCACTTATGAACTTGATAAATGCTATACGCAAGTTATCTTTAACTTCCCAAATAAATAAATTATTCTTATAATAACCATTATAAAAATGACTCCAATAACGCTCTTTTTTACTTTTCTTTCTAATATCTTCTATAAAAACATACCTTCTTTTTCTTAAGTTCTTAACTGTTTCCGCCATTGATCTGTTATAATTTTGGTAGGAACGTCCAGTTATTTCTGAGATTTGTTTTGCAGAACCACTACCATCCATTTCAAAAATTAAAGCATACATTGCTTCCATTAAAATTGGCGAGAAACAATTATCCTCTTGTAACATTATTAACCATTCATCAACTGTAAAGTTTTGTGCATTTGTTGGATAATAATTTAAACCCTCTTTCATTAATATCACCAACTCTAATTTTTATTATATTTTAGCTTTTATTCGATATAAAAGTCTATTTCGTATGCAAATCGAACGCACCATATTTGAAGATAAGTCTATGATTCTGAACTTCTAAGCGATCTAGCGCACTTTTTCGGACAGTGAATCAGCCTCACTTCCTAACAATTAGATTTTTAATATCAACACATATAGTTCCATTATACCCCTCAATCAGACTCTTTTGTATATTATTCGACAAAATTTCCAATCAAATCCTTAAACTATCAAAAAATTAACGAACACAAACAAACCATACATAAAATAAAAAGTACCAGTGCATAAAAACTTCAGGAACGTTTCACCATTCATGTTTGTTTTTCACACTGGTACTTTATCCAATATCTAGCTTTATTCACTACTTTAAAATACTACGGACAATTTCACAACCGCCCCTTCTCACTCAGCCACTCAACCATCTTCTCTCGTGCATAATCCCTCTCAAATTCATACCATTCCTTATCTACTCCCAGTTCAGAAACAGCATCTTTAAATTGAGGGAAAGGTTTTCGGCCATTCAGTGAAGCCTGTAATCGATTCACTGCATCATCAGATTGTTTCTGGGCAAATTCCATCATTACTTGATACATCTCAGAAGAGGACGAGGTAGGAATGACGATTAAGTCGTCTGCTTCATCTGTATCCCAGTCGATTTCTGGTTCACCTGTAAGTGACTCTGGTCCATCTAATAAAATTTCTTCATTTCTACAGTTTAATACGTATTCCATTTCTGGATCTGAACCTTCAAGGTAGATATCAATTAGTTCGTCAAGTAATTTCATGTTATTCTCCTTTAAATTTTTTTGTGCCTCTAACTCATAGTTTATCATGAAATTTACTAGTTATTAATTTCTAGTTTACTCTTTACAAGCAAATAAATACTATCTGTTTTATTAATGTTTCAGTTTATTAGTATACAACCAAATGCACAGCTATGTTGACAAGGTTCATCCATATGCTTATCCTGAAAAAACTATTGACTACGGGTGAAAAAGACGTTTTTTTCGTCAAAATTTCCGCTGCCGCGGCTCAGAGTGAAGATCACTTCCGGATTTTTGGCGCGCGGGCGGCGGGCGGATATTCAGGATGCTTATAAAAAAATGTCTCATGTTCAACACTTTTTAATAGACAGAAAAAAGTGAGCATCTTTCGAAGATCTATTCACTGGACTTTTTTGAAACTACTCAATCAAACTCTTCATAGTCATTTGGATGCTGTCCTTCCACTCGTCCCGCTTCTCCTTTATCCAACGCATCAATCGTTTGAATATCCTCTTCGGACAGTTCGAAGTCAAAGACGTCTAGGTTCGCTTGTTGGTGTGCATAATTCGATGATTTTACGATAGGTAAGACACTATTCTGCAAGTTCCAACGATTAATAATCTGTGCTGGTTGTCGTTGATATTTTTTGGCAAGCGATAGAATAGTATCATTTGTTAGTACATCGTTTATTTCGCGCCCGAGTGGACTCCATGCTTCTGTTACGATGCCATGCTTTCTATTACACTCCACCAGTTCGTTATTGTGGAAATACGGATGGCGTTCAATCTGATTAGTGGTCGGTGTCACGCCAGCTTTATCGATGATTCGTTCCAAGTGCTCTGGCAAAAAGTTTGATACACCAATCGTGCGGATCAGTCCAAACTTTTGTGCGTCAACGAGTGCTTGCCACGCTTCTTCATACTTTCCTTGCTTCGGCAACGGCCAATGAAGTGAACTACCCACCACTTAACGCCTTTCGGGCTGTTTGAAGTGGGGGCTTCTCGACTTATCATTGCTTTTACTAGCCAACGAAAACAGACCGAGCTATCCCTCTTGTTCCAAGAGTTTTGTACACACGGTTTATTCAGAAGCCAACAAACGTATGCCTTCATTTTTGATATTCAGGGCAGAGTTGTAGTCCCTGTCGAGTATAGATCCGCATGGACAGCTATAGACTCGCTCAGACATGGCCATTATTTTTTGATTGCCACAACTAGAACACAGTTTTGTAGAGGGAAACCACTTATCTATTTTGACTAGCCGTTTTCCCTGTTCTCTCAGTTTATAATCTAAGAAAGTCGTAAACATGCCCCAACCATTATCATAGACACTTTTGCCGAAACGAAGGGCTCGTGACATTCCTTTCATATCCAAGTCTTCTATGACGACTGCATCATAGGTGGAAGCTAATGACTTCGACTGATGATGGAGAAAATTCTTGCGTTGATTAGCCACTTTCTCTTGCAGTTTGGCGACTACCATTCGTTGCTTATTCCAACGGGAAGAACCCTTCGTGCGCCTAGATAGAATGCGTTGCTCTTTTGCTAATCGTGCCAACATTTGACGATAGAAGCGAGGATAATTGGCTTTCTCATCTTCGCTGCTTACGTACAGTTCAGCCATCGCAAAATCTAATCCAACGACATCTTTTACTTCTTTTTGGATAATTTCTTGTTTATATTCAGTGAGAATGGAAACATAATATGCCCCTGCTGGTGTCATTGATAGGGTACAGAACTTTATTGTGTGGCCTTCAGGTATAGTACGATGTTGTATAATTTTTACAAGTTTTAATTTTGGTAATTTGATATGACCATCCAGTAACATAATATTGCCGTTTACCACATTCGTTGTATAGGATTTTCTGGATTTTTTACTTTTGAACCTAGGAAAATCAGCAGTGCCACTGAAGAAATTTCTATATGCTGTCTGCAAATTCAATTGGGCGTTAGCTAAAGCTAGCGAATCTACTTCTTTCAGCCATTCAAACTCTGTTTTGTATGTAGCAGGAGTAGGTAGCTTTTGCTTCTTCAGTTCCACTTGATCGTCTTTGTACGTTTCATATAGTTCTTTTCGTTCAGCCAACATCTTGTTATAGACAAACCGAACACAACCAAAAGTTTTACGTATGAGAAGTGCCTGTTCCTCCGTTGGGTATAAGCGGAATTTGTATGCTTTGTGATGTTTGGTCATATCCTATCACCTCACTTTTGACCTTGATTTTCGATATATTTTTTGATTGCCTCTGTTGGGGAACCGCCTGTTGTGAGTAGGCAGAAGCTTCTGGACCAAAACATTTCTTTCCAAAGTTTCTGTTTCACTTTCGGGAATTCTTTTTTGATCAATCGGGAACTGGCACTTTTATAAGCATTGATAAACTTTGTCATTTCAGTATTCGGATGTGCCTTGAATAAGACATGGATATGGTTTTCATCATAATTCCATTCGACTAACGTTATATTGTAGTTTTCTGAAATTCTGATAAACATATCTTTGGCGTACTCGGATACTTCCCCATCCAATACATTTCTTCTATACTTCACAACCAGAACAAGATGGTAGTGCAGCAGGAACACTGAATGGTTGTTATTATCTAATTTCATTGATACACCAACCTTTATACACTATACAACTGATTGTAATATGACAAAAAATAAAAAGCAACCGAAATTGCTTTTTGGCTATTGCCCAACCGAAATTCATCTCCAACTTACCGTTAGGCTTTGCCCTTCACACGCTTGAAGATGGAGACTTTTTTCGGAGAACCGTTAAATATTTATCAAAGTAGTCGATACCGATGCGATACAGTGACTCTTGAATCATCAGGATAGCCCGATCGTAACTATGTGAATGACCAGGAAGTTTCGAACTGATTAGTAGCTCTTCTATCGGGACAGACGACTGCCGAATGGCTTCACCGACCATTCCTTCGTTATTGTAGTTTGTCGATGTGTCAATGAGTCGATACCCCGCGTTGATTGCGGATAATAACGTGTTGACTCCTCGTGCTCCTTTTACTTGAACTGTGCCAAAGCCAATAGGCGGCAGTGTAGTACCATCGTGTAATCGAATAGATCGTGCAGTATTCATCTCTACCCTACTCCTTTTCAACGTACTGAATGTATGCATAAGTTAGTTGCCTTCTATTTTCCCTGAACGATAGCTACTAAACTTCGGAGTGAAACGATCAATATTTTAAAGTTCTTTAAGTAATAATATGTCCAGTAACTCATTGTGAATAGCCGTACGCTCAATGGTTAGACGAGCGGATGTTCAAATTGAAATTATTCATTTTAGAGGGTAGAATGAGTTAATTACCCATATGTACAGAAAGGGATTGATCTTATAAAAATCGCAAACTTTAATCCATTACTCGTTCATGCATTGACTAATCGATCGATAGAAGAGATTCCCGCTTCTCCTTCATTAGCGGACTTACCAGGAGATTTAGTACGGCTAGTGGCCAGTCATATCGACCAAGTGCCTCGCCGCTTCCCGAAAAACGAATTTATACTTATTTGTAAAAACTGTAGAAAAAGAGGACGTTATGATATCGGACATATCATGCTTGATGTGGACTCGTTTCATAAAAACAAATCGAAAAATATAGAACACTACGTACAGCTTAGTGCATATTTTCGTTGCAAACATTGTAATTCTTCCGGCCCTTGGGGATTCGTCCATGAGTTCAAAATGTTCATCACAAGCCAACTCTTAGTCCATACCATCACGAATGAAGAAAGTGAGTTATTTTCATTCGGAGAGAATCGACTATATGACGGCAGCTCCCGTCCTTACAGTAGCCATGCAGAAGAACATTTATTAAAAAAAATAGTAGCTTCTCCTTCAGATGCATTTTTGTGGAACCGGCTTGGCAACTTGTATGATATAAGCGGTCGTCCAGAACTTGCGACTGCAGCGTTTGAGCGTTCTCTTTCACTAGATCCATTGCAAACCGAATCGAATTACTCTCTAGGGAATATTATAAAAACTTTCGATCATAAGCAGGCAGTTCATTATTATCATCGGATGATTATTTCTGCTCATTACTATGACAAAGTAGACGCTCGCACACTACGAACTTTGCTTGCATCCACTCTTTGTACTATTATGCACTTACAACAGTCTTTACTAGAGACATTTACTTTCACTCCAAGTATTGAAGACTACGAAAAATTAGGCGTTGAATTCCCACCAATAGAAAAAGAACAATCTACTACTTTTAAAGGAACCTTGGATGTAAACGATCTTAAGAGCTTTTATCCAATCGCAGAATTTTTTATGGGCGATAGGAAAAAGGAACTTCGAAAAGAAAAAGGGAAGAAACGTCATAAGTAACGAATAGCAACGAAGAATCTTCACTAGTAAAAGGAGGAATTGTATAATGAATGTTCATCCGATCAAAGCGTTTTCGGACAATTACATTTGGTGCATGGAAGAAGGAACAGATGCAGTATTAGTCGATCCTGGGACAGCAAGTGGTGTTCTTGACTATCTTCGCAAAAATAATCTTCAGTTGCACGCTATACTGTTGACACATGCGCATG encodes:
- a CDS encoding HNH endonuclease codes for the protein MKEGLNYYPTNAQNFTVDEWLIMLQEDNCFSPILMEAMYALIFEMDGSGSAKQISEITGRSYQNYNRSMAETVKNLRKRRYVFIEDIRKKSKKERYWSHFYNGYYKNNLFIWEVKDNLRIAFIKFISGTEENSFSNINSEKGINSEVDEGTRRYRIHYHIERNSKIVNYSKREFIKKNGSLFCEACNFSFKKTYEIDFIEAHHVLPLYIGKRITKGIDLMMLCANCHRAVHSKKWNDKSIDHFLDYMKNNSIHQNKL
- a CDS encoding RNA-guided endonuclease TnpB family protein — its product is MTKHHKAYKFRLYPTEEQALLIRKTFGCVRFVYNKMLAERKELYETYKDDQVELKKQKLPTPATYKTEFEWLKEVDSLALANAQLNLQTAYRNFFSGTADFPRFKSKKSRKSYTTNVVNGNIMLLDGHIKLPKLKLVKIIQHRTIPEGHTIKFCTLSMTPAGAYYVSILTEYKQEIIQKEVKDVVGLDFAMAELYVSSEDEKANYPRFYRQMLARLAKEQRILSRRTKGSSRWNKQRMVVAKLQEKVANQRKNFLHHQSKSLASTYDAVVIEDLDMKGMSRALRFGKSVYDNGWGMFTTFLDYKLREQGKRLVKIDKWFPSTKLCSSCGNQKIMAMSERVYSCPCGSILDRDYNSALNIKNEGIRLLASE
- a CDS encoding aldo/keto reductase — translated: MGSSLHWPLPKQGKYEEAWQALVDAQKFGLIRTIGVSNFLPEHLERIIDKAGVTPTTNQIERHPYFHNNELVECNRKHGIVTEAWSPLGREINDVLTNDTILSLAKKYQRQPAQIINRWNLQNSVLPIVKSSNYAHQQANLDVFDFELSEEDIQTIDALDKGEAGRVEGQHPNDYEEFD
- a CDS encoding UPF0158 family protein, translating into MKLLDELIDIYLEGSDPEMEYVLNCRNEEILLDGPESLTGEPEIDWDTDEADDLIVIPTSSSSEMYQVMMEFAQKQSDDAVNRLQASLNGRKPFPQFKDAVSELGVDKEWYEFERDYAREKMVEWLSEKGRL
- a CDS encoding type IV pilus biogenesis/stability protein PilW, with the protein product MTNRSIEEIPASPSLADLPGDLVRLVASHIDQVPRRFPKNEFILICKNCRKRGRYDIGHIMLDVDSFHKNKSKNIEHYVQLSAYFRCKHCNSSGPWGFVHEFKMFITSQLLVHTITNEESELFSFGENRLYDGSSRPYSSHAEEHLLKKIVASPSDAFLWNRLGNLYDISGRPELATAAFERSLSLDPLQTESNYSLGNIIKTFDHKQAVHYYHRMIISAHYYDKVDARTLRTLLASTLCTIMHLQQSLLETFTFTPSIEDYEKLGVEFPPIEKEQSTTFKGTLDVNDLKSFYPIAEFFMGDRKKELRKEKGKKRHK
- the tnpA gene encoding IS200/IS605 family transposase, with translation MKLDNNNHSVFLLHYHLVLVVKYRRNVLDGEVSEYAKDMFIRISENYNITLVEWNYDENHIHVLFKAHPNTEMTKFINAYKSASSRLIKKEFPKVKQKLWKEMFWSRSFCLLTTGGSPTEAIKKYIENQGQK